A genomic segment from Candidatus Brocadia sinica JPN1 encodes:
- the tdh gene encoding L-threonine 3-dehydrogenase produces the protein MKAVVKTKRTKGMEFVEVPTPKMGPGDVIIKVRIASICGTDVHIYDWTRWAQHRFTPPRIIGHEFVGNVLKMGEEVTRVKVGDRVSAESHLTCGYCYQCANGYSEVCRNFKLLGVDHDGTFAEFLVLPEHVLWKNDEKIPDEWATIQEPFGNAVDTVLAEDISAKTVLILGAGPIGLFAAGIARACGASLIIISDPNNYRLAIGKKMGAHIVINPRKQDVTQIALEATKNNGVDVVLEFSGNNQALNQGLKVITPGGRISILGIYERRVNIDLNKEVIFKKIRIYGITGRKVFSTWYKTSRFLSSELVDPSPIITHQFSLKDYEKGMKLMKDGKCGKVILTV, from the coding sequence ATGAAGGCCGTTGTCAAAACAAAACGTACAAAAGGTATGGAATTTGTTGAAGTGCCCACCCCAAAGATGGGGCCAGGAGACGTGATTATCAAGGTCAGGATTGCCTCGATCTGCGGCACGGATGTGCATATCTACGACTGGACGCGCTGGGCACAACACCGCTTCACACCGCCGCGCATTATAGGACATGAATTCGTGGGGAATGTTTTAAAGATGGGGGAGGAAGTAACGCGGGTAAAGGTCGGGGACCGGGTTTCTGCCGAAAGCCATCTCACCTGTGGGTATTGTTACCAATGTGCAAACGGATATTCGGAGGTTTGCAGGAATTTCAAATTGTTGGGTGTTGATCATGATGGTACCTTTGCCGAGTTCCTCGTTCTACCAGAGCACGTCTTGTGGAAAAACGATGAAAAAATCCCCGATGAATGGGCAACCATCCAGGAACCCTTTGGAAATGCCGTCGATACCGTTCTGGCCGAGGATATATCGGCAAAGACGGTCTTAATCCTCGGCGCGGGACCGATCGGGCTCTTCGCTGCCGGTATTGCCAGGGCATGTGGCGCTTCATTGATTATCATTTCTGACCCAAACAATTACCGTCTGGCTATCGGCAAAAAGATGGGGGCACATATCGTTATCAATCCAAGAAAGCAGGATGTGACCCAAATTGCCCTTGAGGCAACAAAAAATAACGGTGTGGACGTTGTCCTTGAATTTTCTGGCAATAACCAGGCACTCAATCAAGGTCTGAAAGTCATTACCCCTGGGGGGAGAATCTCAATCTTAGGTATTTATGAAAGGCGCGTTAACATCGACCTGAACAAGGAAGTTATTTTCAAAAAGATCCGTATTTATGGAATAACGGGGCGGAAAGTATTTTCTACCTGGTACAAGACCTCGCGCTTCTTATCCTCAGAACTCGTCGACCCAAGCCCGATTATTACCCATCAGTTTTCCTTGAAAGACTATGAAAAGGGCATGAAACTCATGAAGGATGGGAAGTGCGGGAAGGTTATTTTAACTGTTTAA
- a CDS encoding multicopper oxidase domain-containing protein, with protein MKASKLLGWTTAIMLAGIATYTVMPDVSGEEAKQAEAWGLSQEEQELINVTNGDLIGDRAKDGAWEFHLYTTDGYIEMANGELVWVMGYTHARGSFKDVGEVKTKEEVERLLEPVKVPSDTLHLFVGEKARITLHNTGIHSCDEHSGINHVAHTIHFHGLDLTPAVDGVPSLPVDPVLEHKAFTYELTPQYEGSFLGHCHVDSFNHILAGMYFPIIIHQDKTKTAYGYKYDRDYTLFFSELSSTANEQLQETGIVHGLQDWKADYFLINGRTFTDNLYHPRSIINDPRSRIVAYEDETVLLRLMAIGADHVFAPHPHGYHMEVIALDGRKLKSSYEKDTLCLASGERVDVLVKIPHFASQRKCMSCNLGAGITIMHDHNLRGMVSTGKYPMGALTIFDVRSKTKVAKPEEPLIKEGKPYNPLEH; from the coding sequence ATGAAAGCGTCAAAGTTATTGGGGTGGACGACTGCAATAATGCTGGCAGGTATTGCAACCTATACTGTTATGCCGGATGTATCTGGTGAAGAGGCAAAACAAGCCGAGGCCTGGGGTCTCAGCCAGGAGGAACAGGAATTAATCAATGTGACAAATGGAGATCTCATTGGGGATCGCGCCAAAGATGGGGCATGGGAATTCCACCTGTACACCACCGATGGATATATAGAGATGGCCAATGGCGAATTGGTGTGGGTGATGGGTTATACTCACGCCAGGGGAAGCTTCAAGGACGTGGGAGAAGTAAAAACAAAAGAAGAGGTGGAACGACTGTTAGAGCCCGTTAAAGTACCCAGTGACACACTTCACCTTTTTGTCGGAGAAAAGGCACGGATTACGTTACATAATACGGGTATACACTCCTGCGATGAACACTCAGGGATTAACCACGTGGCGCATACTATTCACTTTCACGGCCTGGATTTGACACCAGCGGTTGACGGTGTGCCTTCGCTGCCGGTTGACCCTGTGCTGGAACATAAAGCTTTTACCTACGAATTGACTCCACAATACGAAGGCTCTTTTTTGGGTCATTGCCATGTGGACAGTTTTAATCATATCCTGGCCGGTATGTATTTCCCAATTATTATCCATCAGGACAAGACAAAGACGGCGTATGGGTACAAGTATGACCGTGATTACACGTTATTTTTTAGCGAGCTGTCTTCAACGGCAAATGAACAGTTGCAGGAGACAGGCATTGTTCACGGACTCCAGGACTGGAAGGCCGATTATTTCCTGATTAATGGCAGGACTTTTACCGATAACCTCTATCATCCCCGTTCAATAATAAACGATCCCCGTTCGAGGATTGTTGCATACGAGGACGAGACAGTCCTGTTGCGTCTCATGGCTATTGGCGCAGATCATGTGTTTGCTCCTCATCCGCATGGATACCATATGGAAGTAATCGCATTGGATGGAAGGAAATTGAAGAGTTCGTATGAAAAAGATACCCTCTGTCTTGCAAGTGGGGAACGAGTTGATGTGCTGGTGAAAATACCTCACTTTGCCAGCCAGAGGAAATGCATGTCTTGCAATTTAGGCGCGGGGATTACCATCATGCATGACCATAATCTTCGAGGCATGGTTTCAACCGGCAAGTATCCTATGGGTGCATTGACGATATTTGATGTGCGGTCAAAAACAAAGGTTGCAAAGCCTGAAGAACCTCTCATCAAGGAGGGTAAACCGTATAATCCTCTGGAACACTGA
- a CDS encoding protoglobin family protein, protein MSIMSNAYMKMFPMEAEKKVSAGKRNPVLDVPEFNKAWNLYRDTSLDIMKRYEYMAQCVNFTDKDTAAIKESKDIIVANLKAILDHIYYEKLINDPWLSRWFRDENGKIAKEYVDIRRARQQRFLVKILECKWDEEFWNFVRWVGAVHVPIFGFEDLYIPIRLNLALWGYIHQYLFNLFANELKNDPEKLRRITTAWTKLFWIIIDVYHIDYFGPWM, encoded by the coding sequence ATGTCAATCATGTCAAATGCTTATATGAAAATGTTTCCGATGGAAGCGGAGAAGAAGGTTTCGGCTGGCAAGCGCAATCCCGTTTTGGATGTCCCTGAATTTAACAAGGCATGGAACCTTTACCGGGATACGAGCCTGGACATCATGAAGCGTTACGAATATATGGCCCAGTGTGTTAATTTTACGGATAAGGATACTGCGGCTATTAAGGAATCAAAAGATATCATAGTCGCAAATCTGAAGGCGATTCTTGACCACATTTATTATGAAAAGCTGATAAATGATCCGTGGTTATCCAGATGGTTCAGGGATGAAAATGGGAAGATAGCCAAGGAATACGTCGACATCCGGAGGGCGAGGCAGCAAAGATTTTTGGTTAAGATACTGGAATGCAAATGGGATGAAGAGTTCTGGAATTTTGTCCGTTGGGTTGGCGCAGTGCATGTGCCCATCTTTGGTTTTGAAGACCTGTATATACCGATAAGGCTGAATCTTGCCCTGTGGGGGTATATACATCAGTATTTGTTTAATCTCTTTGCCAACGAATTAAAAAATGATCCGGAGAAGTTGCGCAGGATCACAACTGCCTGGACAAAGCTTTTTTGGATAATTATAGATGTTTATCACATCGATTATTTTGGGCCATGGATGTAA
- a CDS encoding response regulator, with product MVIVKYLIGMRLVIYVITSNFSSPSYLFSVMVKPRLLLIDDNKNTLDGLVKILKGDGYLVSGALSGHDALKLLSEKSFDIIVTDMNMSGMNGLALIHEVRKRNTSIAIVVVTGSKSIKTAVEAMKYGADDYLTKPVNVNELILALKKIWDKRQLTIQTQLLKEE from the coding sequence ATGGTAATCGTTAAATACCTGATTGGTATGCGACTTGTTATCTACGTAATAACAAGTAATTTTTCTAGTCCCTCTTATTTATTCTCAGTTATGGTAAAACCTCGATTATTACTGATAGATGACAACAAAAATACATTGGATGGGCTGGTAAAGATTCTGAAGGGTGATGGTTATCTTGTTTCCGGCGCTTTATCCGGTCATGATGCATTAAAACTGCTCTCCGAAAAAAGTTTTGATATCATTGTTACAGACATGAATATGTCCGGAATGAATGGATTGGCGCTGATCCATGAAGTGAGAAAGAGGAATACATCAATAGCGATTGTGGTTGTTACCGGGAGTAAATCGATAAAAACCGCTGTAGAAGCTATGAAGTATGGCGCTGACGACTACCTCACGAAACCGGTAAACGTAAATGAGTTAATCCTGGCATTGAAAAAAATATGGGACAAAAGACAGTTAACAATACAAACCCAATTATTAAAGGAGGAATAA
- a CDS encoding ferredoxin: protein MKMKTVWFEGDCIKCSMCVEEASGAFDFVKELGPQVKSGVDVALHAEDIKRAADICPTQCIKYHVLLS from the coding sequence ATGAAGATGAAAACAGTCTGGTTTGAGGGCGATTGTATTAAGTGTTCAATGTGTGTTGAGGAGGCATCCGGGGCATTTGATTTTGTGAAAGAACTTGGGCCTCAGGTGAAATCCGGTGTCGATGTTGCCCTCCATGCTGAGGATATAAAACGAGCTGCTGATATCTGCCCGACCCAGTGCATAAAATATCATGTATTGCTTTCTTAA
- a CDS encoding cytochrome c, with protein sequence MKKFIIVTIAIVSMNMFGCGKEETKVSEENRVSPEKKQTESGPREELGFIKNEQGFIVHMKDIKVLLKHLSSSIHQQDWEAIKKDTKKLKNASPVAFTEANKKDLPKEFVNLDVKFHMSALELISACQEKNKDKVTAAFFKVVNSCDECHAKFNPKEESTSWFQ encoded by the coding sequence ATGAAGAAATTCATTATTGTAACAATTGCAATCGTAAGTATGAACATGTTTGGTTGTGGCAAAGAAGAAACGAAAGTGTCAGAGGAAAACCGTGTTTCTCCCGAAAAAAAGCAAACTGAATCAGGACCACGCGAAGAACTTGGTTTTATCAAGAATGAGCAAGGTTTCATCGTGCACATGAAAGACATCAAGGTGTTGTTAAAACATTTGTCATCATCGATTCATCAGCAGGACTGGGAGGCTATTAAAAAGGATACAAAAAAACTCAAAAATGCAAGCCCTGTGGCCTTCACAGAAGCTAACAAAAAAGACCTGCCGAAAGAGTTTGTCAACCTTGATGTCAAATTCCACATGAGCGCACTGGAGTTAATCAGCGCCTGCCAGGAAAAGAACAAAGACAAGGTCACGGCTGCCTTTTTTAAGGTAGTAAACAGTTGCGACGAATGCCATGCCAAATTCAATCCCAAAGAGGAATCTACTTCGTGGTTTCAGTAA
- a CDS encoding sigma-54-dependent transcriptional regulator: MTKPRLLLIDDDKNALNGLVKILTHDGYSVSGVLSGYEALNLLSRKNFDIIITDMKLPGMGGLSLIHEIRKKEVSAAIVVITAYSSVKTAVEAIKCGADDYLTKPINLEELHVVLEKLWERQQLIAQNHILREKLKDKYKSFELVGSTLQMQQIFHMIEDVAPSTASILILGETGTGKELIANAIYSRSERASMPFVALHCAALSEGVLESELFGHEKGAFTGAVQSRKGRFEMADGGTLFLDEVGEMSLKVQVKLLRVLEKGEFERVGGEKTLKVDVRLIAATNRDLEKEVSEGRFREDLFYRLNVITIHLPSLRERRDDIPILSNFFVIKYAKKYKKEIDGFAPEAMEALCAYHWPGNVRELENVVERAIVLCKKNMISVDHLPKNIIPVKEDVSTIKIPLGTSLKEAEKEIIQKTLQMAQGSKREAAKILGISSRKIEYKVKEWS, translated from the coding sequence ATGACAAAGCCACGGTTGTTACTTATAGATGATGACAAAAATGCGCTGAACGGATTGGTGAAGATATTGACGCATGATGGGTATTCCGTTTCAGGTGTCCTATCGGGTTATGAGGCATTAAATCTTCTCTCCCGGAAAAATTTTGATATCATCATCACGGATATGAAGCTGCCGGGGATGGGGGGATTATCGCTGATCCATGAGATACGAAAGAAAGAAGTGTCGGCTGCAATTGTGGTTATTACCGCTTACAGTTCCGTAAAAACGGCTGTGGAAGCGATAAAATGCGGTGCCGATGACTATCTGACCAAACCAATCAATCTGGAAGAATTACATGTAGTCTTGGAAAAATTATGGGAGAGACAGCAGCTGATTGCCCAAAACCACATATTAAGGGAGAAGCTCAAAGATAAGTATAAATCTTTCGAACTTGTTGGAAGTACGCTGCAGATGCAGCAAATATTTCATATGATAGAGGATGTTGCCCCCAGCACGGCTTCGATCCTGATTTTAGGTGAAACGGGGACGGGGAAAGAACTCATTGCCAATGCTATTTATTCCCGAAGCGAAAGGGCGAGCATGCCTTTTGTCGCCTTACATTGTGCTGCATTGTCAGAAGGCGTGCTGGAAAGCGAGCTTTTTGGCCATGAAAAAGGAGCATTTACCGGCGCCGTTCAGTCCAGAAAAGGACGGTTTGAGATGGCAGACGGAGGCACACTTTTCCTGGACGAGGTGGGTGAAATGAGTTTAAAGGTACAGGTGAAACTCCTTCGCGTTCTGGAGAAGGGTGAGTTTGAGCGAGTTGGTGGTGAAAAAACCCTGAAGGTTGATGTGCGGCTGATTGCTGCGACGAACCGGGATCTTGAAAAAGAGGTCTCAGAGGGAAGATTTCGCGAAGACCTGTTTTATCGGTTAAATGTTATTACTATCCATTTGCCGTCACTGAGGGAGAGAAGAGACGATATCCCCATCCTTTCCAATTTCTTTGTTATTAAATATGCCAAAAAGTATAAAAAAGAAATCGACGGTTTTGCCCCTGAGGCAATGGAGGCGCTTTGTGCGTATCACTGGCCCGGGAATGTAAGGGAACTGGAAAACGTTGTAGAAAGGGCTATTGTGTTGTGTAAAAAAAATATGATCTCTGTAGATCATTTACCGAAAAATATTATTCCGGTCAAGGAAGATGTTTCAACTATCAAAATTCCTTTAGGAACCTCGTTAAAAGAAGCTGAAAAGGAAATTATCCAGAAGACACTTCAGATGGCGCAGGGAAGCAAGAGAGAAGCCGCCAAAATACTGGGCATATCGAGCAGAAAAATCGAATACAAAGTAAAAGAGTGGAGTTAG
- a CDS encoding protein-L-isoaspartate(D-aspartate) O-methyltransferase, translating into MKIVHIVFITLFTIIAISCAARFIPDKNMIFAMGGMHSVVDEDTFTRQRKRMVEEQIAYRGVRDKRVLEAMESVPRHLFIPEEARSYSYYDQPVPIGYGQTISQPYIVAFMTELLQTGNNDVILEVGTGSGYQAAVLARLVKQVYSIEIIKDLGEEARQRLKQLGYANIEVMIGDGYKGWAEHAPFDAIIVTAAAEHIPQPLIDQLKAGGRMVIPVGGVYAVQDLMLITKDASSKVVKESIIPVRFVPLLRK; encoded by the coding sequence GTGAAGATCGTGCATATCGTGTTTATTACTCTATTCACAATTATTGCAATTTCTTGTGCCGCCCGTTTCATACCAGACAAAAACATGATCTTTGCCATGGGCGGCATGCACTCCGTCGTGGATGAAGATACGTTTACACGGCAGCGGAAGCGCATGGTAGAAGAACAAATCGCATACCGGGGGGTAAGAGATAAAAGGGTATTAGAAGCCATGGAGTCTGTACCCCGCCATTTGTTTATCCCTGAAGAAGCCCGTTCGTATAGTTACTACGATCAACCTGTACCCATTGGTTACGGACAGACCATCTCCCAGCCTTATATCGTGGCCTTTATGACGGAATTGTTACAGACAGGAAATAACGATGTTATATTAGAGGTGGGAACTGGTTCGGGATATCAGGCAGCCGTCCTTGCCAGGCTGGTGAAACAGGTCTACTCCATTGAAATTATAAAAGATTTGGGAGAAGAAGCCAGGCAACGGTTAAAACAATTGGGATATGCAAATATAGAAGTCATGATTGGCGATGGTTATAAGGGATGGGCGGAACATGCACCTTTTGATGCGATTATCGTCACCGCGGCTGCAGAACATATACCCCAGCCCCTTATTGACCAGCTGAAAGCCGGTGGTCGGATGGTTATTCCTGTAGGTGGTGTTTACGCAGTTCAGGACCTCATGTTGATCACCAAGGATGCATCCTCAAAGGTTGTAAAAGAGTCCATTATTCCCGTCCGATTTGTTCCTCTTCTCCGAAAATAA
- a CDS encoding two-component system sensor histidine kinase NtrB has translation MDNNSNAITQILNYALDYTSKGIMIQDTNRKVVFFNRACEEITKWRKEEIVGKDCGDIFQCHTSTGMCLTEKYCPGMEIFKGRLSQASRELLIRRGDGSESWVETSAAAIADSEGKVTHIVTVIEDIGERKRFSDEVLRSKTLSTLGAFTAELAHEIKNPLNAMHIQMMVLEREIRDIPKIHEKSKKELLETVSVVQKELTRLSGFVEECLHFSKTGELNKRYVDIHGVLDEIVSLLLPQAQLSGIQVELAVASELPKINVDRDKIKQAILNVMINGVEAMPDGGKLLVSAKQVEHEIRISCQDTGPGIPDEVKDKIFDLFYTTKDGGTGIGLSFAQNVVQAHGGAIRLEPSKKGSKFVIAIPIN, from the coding sequence ATGGATAACAATAGTAATGCAATAACTCAGATCTTGAATTATGCGCTGGACTATACCAGCAAGGGGATTATGATACAGGATACGAACAGGAAGGTGGTGTTTTTTAATCGTGCCTGTGAGGAGATCACAAAATGGCGGAAAGAGGAGATCGTTGGCAAGGATTGCGGTGATATTTTTCAATGTCATACCTCGACAGGTATGTGTCTGACGGAGAAATATTGTCCAGGCATGGAGATTTTCAAGGGCAGGCTTTCTCAAGCTTCCAGAGAGCTGTTGATCCGGCGGGGCGACGGCAGTGAATCCTGGGTGGAGACGAGCGCTGCGGCTATCGCTGATAGCGAAGGGAAGGTGACCCATATTGTTACCGTTATAGAGGATATTGGTGAACGGAAAAGGTTCTCTGATGAAGTCCTCAGGTCAAAAACCTTGTCTACCCTGGGCGCATTTACTGCAGAATTGGCGCACGAAATCAAAAATCCTTTAAATGCCATGCACATCCAGATGATGGTGCTGGAGCGGGAAATACGGGATATTCCAAAAATACATGAAAAATCAAAAAAGGAATTGCTTGAGACGGTTTCTGTGGTTCAAAAGGAACTTACCCGTTTGAGTGGATTTGTCGAAGAGTGCCTGCATTTTTCAAAGACAGGGGAACTCAACAAACGGTATGTCGATATTCATGGGGTACTCGACGAAATTGTTTCTTTGCTCTTGCCTCAGGCGCAATTGAGCGGTATTCAGGTGGAATTAGCAGTTGCTTCTGAACTGCCAAAAATAAATGTGGACAGGGATAAGATCAAGCAAGCAATCCTGAATGTCATGATTAACGGCGTCGAGGCAATGCCTGACGGCGGGAAGCTGCTGGTAAGTGCGAAACAGGTGGAACATGAGATACGGATTTCCTGTCAGGATACCGGTCCGGGCATTCCGGATGAGGTGAAAGACAAAATATTTGATCTGTTTTATACCACCAAGGACGGGGGCACCGGGATAGGGCTTTCTTTTGCCCAGAATGTTGTTCAGGCCCATGGAGGAGCGATACGGCTGGAACCATCGAAAAAAGGCAGCAAATTTGTGATTGCGATTCCAATAAACTAG
- the selD gene encoding selenide, water dikinase SelD: protein MPVEDMAYVVKHLPDYPNDRVLVGPKTFADAGIYKINEELALVETLDFFTPVVNNPYDYGQIAAANALSDIYAMGGKPLTAMNILCYPLKFLDKDILVEILKGGADKVNEAGATIVGGHTLQDNEIKYGLSVTGTIHPDRIVTNAGARAGDVLVLTKPLGTGLIISAIKASKVFEEDINLVTRSMCQLNKTASETMLEVGVSACTDITGFGLLGHAYEMAEASKATLSFFAERIPVFEGCERYVKMGLIPGVSKLSKKYLKGAITIDSTVPEALIDILFDAQTSGGLLISLPREKAEALCAKLQKRGVMTANIVGEVVERRNVSIIVIS, encoded by the coding sequence ATCCCTGTCGAAGACATGGCGTACGTGGTCAAACATTTACCCGATTACCCAAATGATCGGGTATTGGTTGGCCCAAAGACCTTCGCCGATGCCGGCATTTATAAGATTAACGAAGAGCTGGCGCTGGTAGAGACCCTGGATTTTTTTACACCGGTGGTAAACAATCCGTATGATTATGGACAAATAGCCGCTGCCAATGCCTTAAGTGATATTTATGCCATGGGTGGCAAGCCCCTTACGGCCATGAATATCCTCTGTTATCCCTTAAAATTTCTGGATAAAGATATTTTGGTGGAAATACTCAAGGGCGGAGCTGACAAGGTCAATGAGGCAGGCGCAACGATTGTTGGAGGCCACACCCTCCAGGATAATGAGATCAAATATGGATTATCCGTTACAGGAACCATTCACCCCGATAGGATCGTAACCAATGCAGGCGCCAGGGCAGGTGATGTGCTGGTATTGACAAAGCCTCTTGGCACAGGATTGATTATCTCGGCGATCAAGGCCAGTAAGGTTTTTGAGGAAGATATAAACCTTGTTACCAGAAGCATGTGCCAGTTAAACAAAACGGCTTCTGAAACGATGCTGGAGGTAGGAGTCAGCGCCTGTACGGATATCACCGGATTTGGCCTTCTGGGTCACGCATATGAGATGGCAGAGGCCAGCAAGGCGACACTGTCCTTCTTCGCTGAACGCATACCAGTATTTGAAGGTTGCGAACGCTATGTCAAGATGGGATTGATACCGGGGGTATCAAAGCTCAGTAAAAAATATTTGAAGGGCGCCATTACCATAGATTCCACGGTGCCGGAAGCGTTGATTGACATTCTATTTGATGCGCAGACCTCAGGCGGGCTGCTTATCTCGCTTCCAAGAGAAAAGGCGGAGGCGCTCTGTGCAAAACTCCAGAAAAGAGGCGTTATGACTGCAAATATCGTTGGCGAGGTAGTTGAAAGGAGGAATGTGTCTATCATCGTTATATCATGA
- a CDS encoding aminotransferase class I/II-fold pyridoxal phosphate-dependent enzyme, translating into MDKLHFITEELGKLRETGLLVHIRTIEGPQGSWITVDGKKVFNLCSNNYLGFANNPQLKSAAQKAIEDYGVGPAAVRTIAGTTTLHKELERKLAFFKGTESTVSFQSGFCANLAVIPAIVGEGDVVFSDELNHASIIDGCRLSKARIVRYEHCNPQDLQSKISDEIRMNQRLTKEAENTPPQSPPSQGGERKVSHNEKRTGRFLVITDGVFSMEGDIAPLPEIVDIAENFGAITMVDDAHGEGVLGRGGRGIADHFNLHGRVDIEVGTMSKAFGVVGGYIAGSKKLTDFLAQKGRPFLFSSAVTAPDVAACIAAVDTLTASDSLVRQLWENTAFFQEKMRQAGFNLGNTKTPITPVMIGDAKIAKDFSQRLFEDGIFAQAIGYPTVPLDHARIRVMLSATHTREDLTWAIERFKKIGKFLGILP; encoded by the coding sequence ATGGACAAACTTCATTTTATTACCGAAGAACTCGGCAAGTTAAGAGAAACGGGATTGTTGGTTCACATCCGTACAATTGAAGGGCCTCAGGGATCATGGATTACTGTTGACGGGAAGAAGGTATTTAATCTCTGTTCAAATAATTACCTGGGTTTTGCCAATAATCCTCAGTTAAAATCAGCCGCGCAAAAAGCAATTGAGGATTATGGCGTAGGACCTGCTGCGGTGAGGACTATTGCGGGGACGACGACCCTCCATAAAGAGCTGGAACGGAAACTTGCCTTCTTTAAGGGCACCGAAAGCACGGTATCCTTTCAATCCGGGTTCTGCGCAAACCTGGCGGTTATCCCTGCAATCGTTGGGGAAGGCGACGTTGTCTTTTCTGACGAACTCAACCATGCAAGTATCATTGATGGATGTCGCCTTTCTAAGGCCAGGATTGTCCGATATGAACACTGTAACCCCCAAGATCTTCAGTCAAAGATTTCCGATGAAATCCGCATGAACCAGAGACTCACAAAGGAGGCTGAAAATACACCCCCTCAATCCCCCCCTTCGCAAGGGGGGGAGAGAAAAGTATCTCATAACGAAAAGAGAACCGGGCGATTCCTTGTTATCACAGATGGGGTTTTCAGTATGGAGGGGGATATTGCACCATTACCTGAAATCGTGGATATTGCTGAAAATTTCGGGGCCATTACTATGGTGGATGACGCACACGGCGAAGGGGTGCTGGGAAGAGGCGGCAGGGGCATTGCCGACCACTTTAATTTGCACGGCAGAGTTGATATCGAGGTGGGCACAATGTCAAAGGCATTCGGCGTGGTGGGGGGATACATTGCAGGAAGCAAAAAATTGACGGATTTTCTGGCACAAAAGGGTCGTCCCTTCCTTTTTTCCAGCGCTGTTACTGCGCCCGACGTGGCAGCTTGCATTGCGGCAGTAGATACTTTAACCGCTTCAGACTCACTGGTCCGGCAGCTCTGGGAAAATACCGCTTTTTTCCAGGAAAAGATGAGGCAGGCAGGGTTTAACCTCGGAAACACAAAAACACCTATTACCCCAGTTATGATAGGGGACGCTAAAATAGCAAAAGATTTTAGCCAACGGTTATTTGAAGATGGCATCTTTGCTCAGGCTATTGGTTATCCTACAGTGCCCCTAGACCACGCCCGTATTCGCGTGATGCTTTCAGCCACACACACCAGGGAAGATCTTACATGGGCAATTGAACGCTTTAAAAAAATTGGAAAATTCCTGGGAATACTACCGTGA